Genomic window (Arachis hypogaea cultivar Tifrunner chromosome 13, arahy.Tifrunner.gnm2.J5K5, whole genome shotgun sequence):
AGGAAAAATTATTTCCATCTGACACAGGGTTTGCACAACATGATTATGAAGGTCAGCAAACTACATAGGATTTATAGCTTTCCCACATAGCTCTCGGAAAAATGATGACAAATTTACAATCACATTGGACAATGGACTCGGAAGTGCATTCTTCACCAAAATTGGGAGTAATTATTCCATCAGAATATGACAATCATGACTTTTCAACTCAGACAACTTGCGCTGTCGCAAATCAACACAACGAACAACATTGCTAGAGTAACCATCTGAAAAGACCACATTCTGCAAAGTCTTCAAGAATACATTCCTCTGTGAATTCGACATCGCAAATATTGCAGAAGAATATTTACCACCTTCGCCTGGCCATAATTCATGCCTTATGCCCATGCATTGTAAATCTCTGCGAGCTTTAAGATTGTCTTTTGATTTGCCGCTATCGTTTAAGATAGTGAAGACCACATTGTCACACATATTTTTTTCTATATGCATTACATCGAGGTTGTGACGCAACATCTGATCCTCCCAGTATGGGAGGTCAAAGAAAATACTCTTCTTTTTCCAATGCGAGTCATCTTCATCCGCATCCTGACCATTGCGTCTTTTTTTGGATGTCACAGTTGAAATCCTCCAAAATGAAACGTGCACATTAGACTGTTACCTTAATACATCTGTTCCGGATAACTTCTTCGGTGGATCTCTACCTTCGACCTTCCCGTCAAATCTATTCCGGTCTAGTTTGTATTTATGTCCCTGATTCAAAAAGCGGCAATGGCCCATGAAACACCATTTTTTACTGTCTTTCAGCCGATGTGGCTTTGCGTCCAAGTTACACGTAGGACATGCTAACCCATTGTGCGTATTCCAGCCATATAGGTTTCCCAATCCTGGAAAGTCGTTGATAGTCCACATCAGTACCGCACACATCTTGAAAGTGTTTCCCTCTTTGGCATCATATGTTTCAACGCCATCCCATAATTGTTTCAACTCATCTACCAAAGGCTGTAAGTAAACATCTATGTCATTACTGGCATTTTCGGTCCAGGAATAAGCGTTGATAGAATGAAAGATGTCTGTTTCATGCAAAGCCAGGGCGAAAGATTATACGGAATAAGAATCACAAGCCAGATGTaatattttgtgctcaaattcCCAAAAGGATTAAATCCATCGCTCGCCAAGGCTAGGCGAACATTGCTCGGATTCTTCGAAAAGCTAGTATACTTTGCATCAAACTTTTTCCATGCTTCAGCGTCCCTTGGATGCCTGAGCAAACCATCGTTATTACGCGCCTCTTTATGCCATAACATGTCAGTTGATGTCTTGCTGCACATGAATAAGCGTTGCAGTTGTGGTATGAGAGGAAAGTAACGAAGAAACAAAGGTAagctttgtattttttattatttccacAAAAACATATATGTGTATACATATTATACCCCTTACATTTTATATTCAACATCACtttctcatttatattttttctattatttgttCATAGAAAAAGTGTAAACAAAACGCTTTAAATCGGAGCAAGCAACTTTACACACATACTGGGAGCTCCAAAACATTGGCAAGAAAAAAAGACGAAGTGGTAATAAGTAATTATTTGCATTGAGATTTTGATTAATCTTCCTAAATATAGTGTTGTTATTTACATAATTGTCTCGATATCAATGACATAGGAGAAAGAACAAGGAAGGCCCGTTGGTAGAGGAGAGTTGTTTATCATCactcataagaaaaaaaatggctCGTATATCCATCCCGATGCGCGTGTTGTTAGTGTAAGTAACGTTTGGAAATTGTAAACTTAGATTACTGTATATATCGTGCTAATGTTAAATTATGCCTTTCCAATTTCTTATATATTTGTAGGAAGCAATTGCGAATGTTGACAGGCAGGATGAATCATCAAAGCACATTTCACAAAATGATTCGCTAGTACAAGTTCTTGGAAAGGAGCACCCAGGACGAGTTCATGCCTTAGGTGCTGGACCATGTCCCACCCAAGTATTTTGTAACACTGCTGGACAACCGTCGGGTTCTCGTGAGCAAAATGAAGAGTATGAGAGGAGGATTGCAGAATTAACTGCTAAGATAGAAGAAGAGCAGGCGAAGAGACAGTCGATGGGGAAGGTTTTGGGATATATAATCCAACAGCAAGGAGGCAATTTACCAGTTGACGTTGCTGCAGCGCTGGATGATTTGGGCAGTACATCGACTTCATCGCGCGCAAGGCCATCCTCATCTGGCAACCATGACCCCAGCAAAATTAATCCTCTTCAATCAATGTTATTAGACACTATTGAATCTATATTGGTTtagtgctttatgtttattttcttcaaattATGAAATTTTACTTTATATTGAATCATGTACTTATGACAATCTTATATAAGACATGtttgaatatatataatttggtTTGTTATGTTATTTGGTTGGAGGTTCTTTATATTAATTGGTAATTAATAAAGTAAAGTTGAATAAACATACTATtttaaaaaagacaaaataataaaaaagctaGAATTTTAATAGAAAAACTAAATTTGGAGGCAAAATAAGCATATCGTAGTTTTTTCTAGCATTTAGCGGCGGTTGACTTAATTCCCTTTCATTTAACCGTCGTAAAACCATTTTTATTATGCGGCGGTTATTCCAGCAGTTAGCTAAAACCGCTGCGGCGCGGCTAACCGTTTACCCGCAGCCCATCTTCCAACGTCTGGTTCAACCGCCGAAATATATTTCGCGGCGGttaaaaaccgccgcaaaattgGCCCTAGAACCGCCGCAAAATGCTGGAATTGTCGTAGTAGTATGCATTCACGATAACAAAtccttccaaaaaaaaaaaatacattgttagtaagacaaaaaataaacagtcctaacttattttatttaatatttatttattataaattatattaaataaaaaaatagtaagtttagtaatttttagttaatattttttgttattaaatatttccaaaaaaaaaaaagaaacttgtCACACATGTATGTATACCTAATAAGTATAGAAGGAAAGTCACTATATATGAAGATTAAACTCCAAAATAGATCAGCTACCAGGGAATCCTATGGGAACACTtaaacataaaagtaaatagTAACTCCAACTAAATaatatctaaatatatatatcaaattatttgTTTCTTACTTTTAAATTTACTTATGCCATATGACATCATGGATTCTTTTCCCTCCACTTGTATAGTTGTATCCTTCTACCCAAAATTGTAGCTTCTTTTGTTCTTCACACAAGTATTAACCTATTTGGCTCTCATTCAAGACTTTGCCaagtcattctttttttttttttagatgcaAAGAGTATTTAAATTACCGGAAAAGAGTTTGGTTATGGTACAAAACTTAGTTATTCCATTATAATatgtttagttatatataatgttgtgaaatgtttaattattttggAAGCTGATTATTTTGTTATTACATAATGTTATCGTCTGTAGAACTATTTTTTTCTTGAACTTTATCCAAGAAAAATGATAATGCTATTTCTATTTTCGATAATGTTAttccatatattatttttttatattgcatATTTgcatgattataaaaaaaaagtatcaaaAAAAGAGTGACATTATCCAGTTTCTTATTTaattcattaatatatatatatatatatatatttttttttttttcaaagtattTTCTTTTGTCTTAATGAGTATTATAGTAAAAAAAATCAACTAAAGAGCCaatatttttcaactaatataaaataattttttaaaattgcccTTTTTTAGAGTTCAACTAAGAAACTAACTTTTTTTAATCAAcatcaactaattttttaattttaaattttataattctaaattctccaaaattaaaggtaaaaaaatgttacattaaaattagttcacTACTAAAAAAttgttctatatatatttttattttaaattttaaattatgaattctaaattttaaagcttaaattaaaaaaaaataattttataataaaaaagttgagtaatattaattatattactaaAGTTGTTCTAGAAAAAGAGCATTTAAGTAGGCAAATGGCGCTTATTCGGTTGCGCTGAAGGCTGAAGAAGGCATACACATAATAGTGACACAGCAgttaaaaaatcaattttggaGCGAAACCGCATCATCACTTTTTCAGTGCTCAGCTACGTTCAACAAACCCAATTCAGATCTGTTCACTTCTCTTCGCCGTATGCTCCGCCACCTCCGCCGCTCACAACCACCTTGGTACGCTACCTTCCCTCCTACTACTCCTTTCCCTTCAATATTTGCAACTTTTCTTCGTTTTTGCGTGCCCTAGCCCCTAGGCGCCatttccccccttttttattcgaCCGTTTTCTGAATACTTATTCTCATTCTTCCCTCGGATGAAGGGTTAGAGATTCTGCTCCATTTTGCGTGTTTTTATGCTGCTTAATTTGGATATCATTTATTTGATTACTTTGTAGTTTGTACTTGAACTGCATCTGAGAGGTGAGTTTGTTTGGTTCATCGTTGCGATTTGAAGATTTTGTTATCTTGTTTTCGTTTTAGTTAGTATGGAATAGGGAATCTTCCTGGTATAGGCTTGAAATGGAGAATATTCCTGTTCAATTGAAGtcccttttgtttcttctattcgTAGGTTTTAGAATTGGCAAAGTCTATAGGTGAGTGACTTGCAGAGATGGGAATGCGACCCCGTAAATCGGGTGAGGAGGgacaggaggaggaggaagaagaagaggaggagctgCCAGGCTGTGGAACCACGGGTTCAGGACAATCGGGGTCGACTAGTAAGAGTGCTGGGTTGGCAACGCCAGCTGGTGATAGCACCTGTCTCAAATTAGATCATCTTGACATACAAGGCGATGATGCTGGATCGCAGGGGCCAGTTGGGTGAGTCCCCTGTATTCTCTTGAGTTTTAGTAAATCTATTGTTCATAAGATTGAGAGTGCAATTCAGCTTTGACCTGTGGATTTTATgtttattctatttttgcttttatgGAGGAATTGTTGGTCATTTTTTGTTTAATTGATCTGCATATATTTTATGCTAAAGGCTTCGTCTTACTGAGTTTATCAAGAAAGGAAATGGAAAAGTTTTGGAATGAGCATGAATTTGGCTGTGTACTATTACATGTAAGTCGCAATTATCTGCCTCTGATCTTGCTACTAATTTAAATTCTTTGTTCCTTTAATTGATTATATCACACAGtagcaagaagaaaaagagaggTCAACGGGCAGTTGGACCTGATAAAAGTGGAAGAGGGCTCCGTCAATTTAGTATGAAAGGTTTTTCATCTATCCTCTTTGATTGATTTGTTCTTTAACAAATTGATTCCAATTAACAATAACCTAGCAAAGTTGTGAGTTCATATGCAGTAATTGAGACACTAAAACTGAAGTTTTGTAGCACCGATATTTAGATTCTTACAACTTGTAGTTGGACATCATGATAATTTTCTTTCTGGTTTTGTCTTCAGTTTGTGAGAAGGTAGAAAGCAAGGGAAGAACAACTTACAATGAGGTTAGGTGGTTGTCTGAAGTCAGCTTTTGCTACTTTTGAATTACTCTTTAGCTTCAGTTTAtgtttgtatgtatgtgtgtgtatTTATATATATGCACCTGAATAATGTTCATTTACAACTCATTTGTACTTCCAATTGATTTCTTTATTATTATGTCAAGGTACATGCATTTTATTTTTCGGGGCAAAGTTGTTCATGAAATTGATTCACCTCTcagaaaatttttattatgatgTCTTTGATTGTTTCATGCTCTCTCCCTGTCCTCAAATTTATTTTCTAgatattattcataatttttagtttgctATTTCACTTTAATGTGATTGTGGTTACATTACAGGTAGCAGATGAACTTGTGGCTGAATTTGCTGATCCAGGCAACAGTGGTTTGTCTCCTGATCAGGTTTCTCATATAAACAAATTTCTGTTTTATATTCTTTTTCACAGATTGAATGTTTAAGATAAGTAACTTATGTTTCTTGGGCTGAACTTTATCAGCAACAATATGATGAGAAAAATATCCGTAGAAGGGTCTATGATGCTCTGAACGTTCTCATGGCAATGGATATTATTTCGAAGGATAAAAAGGAAATACAATGGAAGGGTCTTCCTCGTACTAGTGTGAACGATATTGAAGAACTAAAGGTTTGCAGACAGCCTCAAGTTTTTTCTATTTTCATCCAAGTAGTTATGCTATGTTTTCTCTACAATGATGATTTGAGCTTATCCAAAAAATACAATGAAGGATCTTTATAAGTTTATAACACATTAATACCTTGGTATTAATTGTTCAACAGTCAGAACGTCTTGTGCTCAGgagtaaaattgagaagaaaacaGCATATTTGCATGAGCTGGAGGAGCAAGTAAGTCCATCCCCCTCTCTCTATTTCCAAATGGGAGTGAATTTTATTCCAGAAAGTAAAAATGAAACAGGAATGAAAATATGAAATACTATACCTGGTTTGCACCATTTGAAATTGGCACTTGGTTATATAAGTTGTGAACAAATGGTTTAATTTCTGTTATGTTTAGTTTCTGTGTGCTAACTACCTGTATTGTTTAATCAAGTTTGTAGGTATTCAGAACCTTATAAAAAGAAATGAGCAATTATATAGCTCAGAAAACCCTCCCAGTGGTGTATCTTTACCTTTTATTCTGGTACAGGTATACCCGCATCCCACTGTCTCTTGTTTTTTGTTCAGTAGAACATGTCATTTTTTCCCCTTGGATCTTCATCTGTATAGTCATTCTTattctatattttgttgttgttaactCCCTAATTGGCATGTAGCAATCGGCTGATTTTGAAACTATATGAAATATATGAGATCTCGCAGTGTTGTGACCCTTGTATTGAGTTTTGGTAGATTTTCATACATCTGACTTTTTTTAAAAACTGTAGACACGTCCTCATGCAACTGTTGAAGTGGAAATATCAGAAGATATGCAGCTTGTGCATTTTGATTTCAATAGGTAAGAAAGCTTCAACTGCATGTATCTCATTTTGATGTTTTCTTGTCCCAACTTTTCAATTCATGCATAACTCTCTCTCTCTGCAGTACTCCTTTTGAGCTGCATGATGACAACTATGTCCTAAAGGCAATGAAGTTCTGTG
Coding sequences:
- the LOC112737224 gene encoding transcription factor-like protein DPB isoform X2, yielding MGMRPRKSGEEGQEEEEEEEEELPGCGTTGSGQSGSTSKSAGLATPAGDSTCLKLDHLDIQGDDAGSQGPVGKKKKRGQRAVGPDKSGRGLRQFSMKVCEKVESKGRTTYNEVADELVAEFADPGNSGLSPDQQQYDEKNIRRRVYDALNVLMAMDIISKDKKEIQWKGLPRTSVNDIEELKSERLVLRSKIEKKTAYLHELEEQFVGIQNLIKRNEQLYSSENPPSGVSLPFILVQTRPHATVEVEISEDMQLVHFDFNSTPFELHDDNYVLKAMKFCGRPQSDNTTHNLADGGEGSSMSGLNQSQVPPSVTNLPARPPTSPPLPGILKARVKNEP
- the LOC112737224 gene encoding transcription factor-like protein DPB isoform X1; protein product: MGMRPRKSGEEGQEEEEEEEEELPGCGTTGSGQSGSTSKSAGLATPAGDSTCLKLDHLDIQGDDAGSQGPVGSKKKKRGQRAVGPDKSGRGLRQFSMKVCEKVESKGRTTYNEVADELVAEFADPGNSGLSPDQQQYDEKNIRRRVYDALNVLMAMDIISKDKKEIQWKGLPRTSVNDIEELKSERLVLRSKIEKKTAYLHELEEQFVGIQNLIKRNEQLYSSENPPSGVSLPFILVQTRPHATVEVEISEDMQLVHFDFNSTPFELHDDNYVLKAMKFCGRPQSDNTTHNLADGGEGSSMSGLNQSQVPPSVTNLPARPPTSPPLPGILKARVKNEP